In the genome of Candidatus Reidiella endopervernicosa, one region contains:
- the yegQ gene encoding tRNA 5-hydroxyuridine modification protein YegQ: protein MNRRPELLAPAGTLKHLRYAYAFGADAVYAGMPRYSLRVRNNSFDLDNLAIGMDEARMLGKQLFVACNLLPHNNKVDTFMADMEPLAALKPDALIMADPGLIMLVRERWPEIPIHLSVQANTVNYAAVNFWKSVGVSRIILSRELSLDEIEDIRQRCPDMELEVFVHGALCIAYSGRCLLSGYFNHRDANQGSCTNACRWDYKVKPAEEDQSGDAVQIYTPESLEERHPQADDLYLIEEKERPGELMPVMEDEHGTYIMNSKDLRAVEYVDRLVEIGVDSLKIEGRTKSVYYTARAAQIYRQAIDDAVEGRPFNPNLVENLDALASRGYTSGFYNRHAHVETQNYHQNRSESATQQYVAEITGHDEASGLTEVLAKNKFGVGDELELIRPSGNIRFKLESMQDMKGNAMDEAPGSDYRVRIPLPADGSEMGMLARYL from the coding sequence ATGAATAGACGCCCCGAACTTCTCGCCCCCGCTGGCACACTCAAACACCTGCGCTACGCCTACGCCTTCGGTGCCGATGCAGTCTACGCCGGAATGCCGCGCTACAGCCTGCGGGTGCGCAACAACAGCTTCGACCTTGATAATCTGGCCATCGGCATGGATGAGGCGCGGATGCTCGGCAAGCAGCTCTTTGTTGCCTGTAATCTGCTGCCGCACAACAACAAGGTCGACACCTTCATGGCCGATATGGAGCCGCTGGCAGCGCTCAAACCCGATGCGCTGATCATGGCCGACCCCGGCCTGATCATGCTGGTGCGTGAGCGTTGGCCAGAGATACCGATCCACCTCTCGGTGCAGGCCAACACCGTCAACTACGCGGCGGTCAATTTCTGGAAGTCGGTCGGCGTCAGTCGAATTATCCTCTCGCGCGAGCTCTCGCTGGATGAGATTGAGGATATTCGTCAGCGCTGCCCCGATATGGAGCTTGAGGTCTTTGTACACGGCGCGCTCTGCATCGCCTACTCCGGCCGTTGCCTGCTCTCCGGATACTTCAACCATCGCGATGCCAACCAGGGGAGCTGCACCAACGCCTGCCGCTGGGACTACAAGGTGAAACCCGCCGAGGAGGATCAGAGTGGCGATGCGGTGCAGATCTATACCCCCGAATCTCTAGAGGAGCGTCATCCACAGGCCGATGATCTCTATCTGATCGAGGAGAAGGAGCGTCCGGGCGAGTTGATGCCGGTGATGGAGGATGAGCACGGCACCTATATCATGAATTCCAAGGATCTTCGTGCAGTGGAGTATGTCGACCGACTGGTCGAGATCGGCGTCGACTCACTGAAGATCGAGGGGCGCACCAAGTCGGTCTACTACACCGCGCGTGCCGCGCAGATCTACCGCCAGGCGATTGACGATGCGGTTGAGGGTCGTCCCTTCAACCCCAATCTGGTCGAAAATCTAGATGCCCTGGCCAGTCGCGGTTACACCAGCGGTTTCTACAATCGCCACGCCCACGTTGAGACACAGAATTATCACCAGAACCGCTCCGAAAGCGCCACCCAACAGTATGTTGCCGAGATAACTGGCCATGACGAGGCGAGCGGCCTAACTGAGGTGTTGGCTAAGAACAAGTTCGGTGTCGGTGATGAGCTGGAGCTGATTCGCCCCAGCGGCAACATCCGTTTCAAGCTCGAGTCGATGCAGGATATGAAGGGCAACGCAATGGATGAGGCGCCCGGCTCCGACTATCGGGTGCGCATTCCGCTTCCTGCCGATGGCAGCGAGATGGGGATGCTCGCCCGCTATCTCTGA